In the Treponema maltophilum ATCC 51939 genome, ACCAAAAGGGAACGGATATTTTGGCAAAGGCCGCGCGCATTGTGCTGAAGGAAAACGGCGACGCGCGTTTTATCGTAACGGGGCAGGGCGGGCGCGAATTGGAACGCGAACACGAAAGTTTGGCGCACGATTTTCCCGGCAAATACCTGTATCTTCGCGGATACGACCGCCGCTCGGCGCGTTTGTGCGTCGCCGTGTCCGACTTTATCATACTCCCGAGCGTTTTTGAACCCTGCGGACTTGAAGACTTTATCGCGCAGATTTACGGAACGCTTCCCATTGCTCACGCGTGCGGAGGTTTGCGCAAAATTATCGACGGCAAAACGGGCTTTTTGTACGACGAAAACACGCCGCAGGTTTTGGCCGGTATTATGCTTACATCGGCGCGCCTCATGCAGGACAATCCGACTTTTGTACAAACATGTGCCGCCTATGCGTCCCGCCATGTGCAAAGTACATACGCGTGGGACAATATCATCAAAAACGAATACATCCCCTTTTACGAAAACCTGAAATAACGTTTGCGCTTGCTTTTTTACAATAATACAGGTATATTCAAGTTAGTATCGGTTATTCTTTTGTTCTGACCGACAACCGGTGCTTTAGAGGAGTTTTTATGAGTTATCCGCTGCTCGATGTTCAGCATATTTCGGTAGATGTCGATGAAAAATCGGTTTTGCACGACGTCTCTTTAAAAATCAATCAGGGTGAAACCCACGTGTTCATGGGGCCTAACGGAGCCGGTAAGTCGACATTCGGCAATACGATTATCGGGAATCCCGTGTACACCGTAACGCACGGAAAGATTTTTTTCGACGGTAAAGATATAACCGAAGAAAAAACGGATGCACGCGCAAAAGCCGGCATGTTTTTAACCTTTCAAAGCCCGCTCGAAGTGCCGGGCATTTCGCTCGAAGCATTTATTCGAAGCGCGATTCAGCAGCGCACGGGCGAGCGCGTCAAACTGTTCCAGTTTAAAAAAGATTTGCAGGAGGCGATGAAGCTTTTGAACATGGACGAAGAATACGCTTCGCGCGATTTGAACGTCGGTTTTTCAGGCGGCGAGCGCAAAAAGAGCGAAATACTGCAAATGCTCATGCTCAAACCGAAATTCGCAATCCTCGACGAAACCGATTCGGGGCTCGACGTGGACGCGGTGCGCACGGTATCAAAGGGAATTGAAGAATACAAGCAAAACGGCGGCACCCTGCTCATCATTACGCACGCGACGAAAATCCTCGAAAGCCTGCACGTCGATTTTACACACGTGCTTGTCAAAGGTAAAATCGTTAAAACGGGCAACGCGTCCCTCGTGGGCGAAATCAACAAAAACGGCTTTGAGCGCTTTGAAAAGGACGGCGGCCTATGAGCGACGTCATAGACAGAGAAAGCGCCGCAAAGATGAACATCGATCAGTCGATGTACGATTTTCGTTACGACGAAAATGACTTTTACCGCAACGATCCGGGCTTAACCGAGGAAATCGTTTTAAAGCTTTCAAAAGACAAAAACGACCCCGAATGGATGCGGGATTTCCGCTTGAAATCCCTTAAAATCTACAATGAAATGTCCGTGCCGACGTGGGGACCGGATATAAGCGGCCTGCACATGGAACATATTGCAACCTATGTGCGCCCGAATACGACGATGAAAAATTCCTGGGAAGAAGTTCCCAAAGATATAAAGGAAACCTTCGAAAAACTCGGCATTCCCGAAGCGGAACGCACTTCGCTTGCGGGTGTCGGTGCGCAATACGACAGCGAACTCGTGTACCACAATATACGCGAAGAAGTTGCAAAGCAGGGCGTCGTCTATTCGGATTTTGAAAGCGCGCTGTGGGGCGATTATGCCGACATCGTTAAAGAGCATTTTATGCGTTTAATTACGCCGCGCGCTCATAAATTTGCGGCGCTCCACGGTGCGGTATGGTCGGGCGGTTCGTTCGTCTATGTGCCCAAGGGCGTCCATCTGTCGTTTCCGCTGCAATCGTACTTCCGCTTAAATGCAAAGGGCGCGGGACAATTCGAACACACGCTCATCATCGTCGAAGAAGGCGCGGATTTACACTTTATCGAAGGATGCTCGGCGCCGAAATACAATGTGGCAAACCTGCACGCCGGTGCCGTTGAACTCTACGTTGCAAAAAATGCGCGCTTACGGTATTCGACGATCGAAAGCTGGTCGAAAAACATGTATAACTTGAATACAAAGCGCGCGCGGGTCGAAGAGGGCGGCTCCATCGAATGGGTGTCCGGTTCCTTCGGTTCCCATATTTCGTATTTGTATCCCGAAAGCGATTTGGTCGGCGAGCGCGCGAGAGCCGAATTTACGGGCGTTACCTTTGCCGGAAGCGGCCAAAACCTCGACACGGGAGCCAAGATGGTGCACAGCGCGCCGCATACGTCGAGCGTCATTACGACAAAATCGATTTCCAAAGGCGGCGGCATAAGCACCTACCGTTCTTCGATCTATATCGACAAAAAAGCGCGCGGCAGCAAAGCGTCCGTTTCCTGCGAATCGCTTATGCTCGACGAAAATTCCCGCAGCGACACGGTGCCGGCTATGGAAATTCACACCGACGATGTGGATGTCGGCCACGAAGCGAAGATCGGTCGTATTTCCGGCGACGCGATTTTTTACCTGATGTCGCGCGGTATTCCCGAAGACGAAGCGCGCAATATGATTGTAAGCGGTTTTGCAAACCCCGTCAGCAAAGAACTGCCGCTCGAATACGCCGTAGAAATGAACAATCTTATCCGCCTTGAGATGAAAGGCACTTTGTAAAGGACAGCTTATGAGTCATACGCTGAATATAAACAATATGCCGACCCGTACATGGAGTTGGCTTAAAATAAATTCGACGCCGTTTTCAACCGATGCGGTTTTTTCCGGCGACGGGAACCCTCATACGGCGGAACTGCCGGAAGGCGTTGAATACAGCGAACGTGTTTCCGCATCGCAATACGCGAATCTCGAAACCGGCTGCGGCACGGAAATCGGCACTCATTTTTTTAAAAATGCCGAAGCGTCGCTTTTTACCGTAAAAAAAGGCCGGCACATTAAGACGCCCCTTGTCATCGATTTCGATTTAAACGGTAAAAGCGCAACATCGGCTTTTCAAATTATCAAGGCGGAAGAAGGCGCATCGGTTACGGTGATTTTCCGTTACCGTTCGCCGAAAAACGCGGGCGGTATGCAGATTCTTCGCACGATCTGCGACGCGGAAAAAAACGCGTTCATTCATTTGGTAAAAGTGCAGCTTTTAGGCGACGGCTTTGTACAGGTCGACGATATCGGCACAACCTGCGCCGAAGGCGGCCGCGTCGAACTGACGCACGTAATTCTCGGCGGAAAAGAAACCTATACCGGAGCGACCGGAACGCTTCCCGCTTTCGGCGGCTCTTTTAAGGCGGATACGGCTTACCTGTGCCGCGCCGAACAAAAGCTCGACATGAATTACGTCGTGCGGCAAATCGGCAAAAAAACCGACTGTCAAATGAACGCAAAGGGCACACTGTGCGACCGCGCTTCGAAAACCTACCGCGGTTCTATCGACTTTATAAACGGCTGCACGGGTTCTACGGGAAACGAATACGAAGAAGTCCTCCTGCTTTCGCCCGACGTTGTAAATAAATCGATTCCGCTCATTTTGTGCGGCGAAGAAGATATTGCGGGCGAACACGGCTCGACGATCGGCAAACTCGGAGAAGATATGCTTTTTTACATGCAGTCGCGCGGTATTGCAAAGCACGAAGCGGAAAAACTTATGGCCCGCGCAAAAGTTTCGAGCGTCGCCTCGCTTATTCCCGATGAAGGCACGGTCGAATTAATCAATACCTATATGGACGAGGCGTTTTCCAGTGATAAATGACTACCGAAACGATTTTCCGTTTTTTTCAAATAAAAAAAATAAGGATCTTATCTATTTTGACAACGCGGCAACGACGCAGCGACCGCGGCAAGTAATCGATGCGATACGGCACTTTTACGAAGAAAACAACGCGAATCCGCTTCGCGGCCTTTACGATTTAAGCGTACGGGCAACCGAAGCGTACGAAAATGCCCGGCACAGTGTTGCGCGATTTATCAACGCGGCCGAAGACTGTGAAGTCATCTTTACGCGGAATGCGAGCGAATCGCTGAACCTTGTCGCCTATACGTACGGCATGGCGAATATACGCAAGGACGACGAAATCGCCGTTTCGATTATGGAACACCATTCGAACATCCTGCCGTGGCAAATGGTTGCAAAAGCGAAGGGCGCCAAGCTCGTTTATTTGGAGTGCGATAAGGAAAGCGGCATCATCTCCGGCGAAGAAATCGCATCAAAGATCGGAAGCCGCACAAAGCTCGTCGCCGTCGCGCACGTGAGCAACGTGCTCGGCATTACAAACGATATCGAAAAGATTGCAAAGGCCGCTCACCGAGTCGGAGCGGTTATCGTCGTCGACGGTGCGCAAGCCGTGCCGCACATCAAAACCGACGTACAAGCCCTCGATGCCGACTTTTACGCGTTCAGCGCGCATAAGCTCACCGGCCCGACAGGCTGCGGCGTTTTGTACGGGAAAAAATCGCTTTTGGAAAACATGCCGCCTTTTTTGCGCGGCGGAGAAATGATCGAATACGTTACGCGGGACGATGCAACGTGGGCGCCGCTTCCGGCCAAATTCGAAGCGGGTACGGTAAATGCGGGAGGAGCGGTCGGACTTGAAGCCGCCGTCACATACATCGAATCGGTCGGCTACGAATATATAACGAAGCACGACAACGCGCTTGCCTCCCGCCTTTTAGAGGGCATGAAAGAGATTCCGCACGTACACATTATCGGAAACGGCGACGGAAACCGGCACTGCGGTATCGTAACCTTTACGATAGACGGCGTGCATCCGCACGATATTGCAACCGTACTCGATACGGAGCATATCGCGATCAGGGCGGGGCACCACTGCGCCCAGCCGCTCGGTGCCTACCTCGGCGTTCCTGCAACGGCGAGGGCAAGCGTCTACTTTTACAATACCGAAGACGAAGCCGACTTTTTTTTAAGCAAAGTAAAAAGCGTCCGTTCGTGGATGGGCTTTAAAGACTAAGGATAAAACGCTGTTATGGAAACAAAAGAACTGTATCGTGAAATTCTGAACGAACACAATTTGAATCCCGCCCACAAAAA is a window encoding:
- the sufC gene encoding Fe-S cluster assembly ATPase SufC codes for the protein MSYPLLDVQHISVDVDEKSVLHDVSLKINQGETHVFMGPNGAGKSTFGNTIIGNPVYTVTHGKIFFDGKDITEEKTDARAKAGMFLTFQSPLEVPGISLEAFIRSAIQQRTGERVKLFQFKKDLQEAMKLLNMDEEYASRDLNVGFSGGERKKSEILQMLMLKPKFAILDETDSGLDVDAVRTVSKGIEEYKQNGGTLLIITHATKILESLHVDFTHVLVKGKIVKTGNASLVGEINKNGFERFEKDGGL
- a CDS encoding SufS family cysteine desulfurase; this translates as MNDYRNDFPFFSNKKNKDLIYFDNAATTQRPRQVIDAIRHFYEENNANPLRGLYDLSVRATEAYENARHSVARFINAAEDCEVIFTRNASESLNLVAYTYGMANIRKDDEIAVSIMEHHSNILPWQMVAKAKGAKLVYLECDKESGIISGEEIASKIGSRTKLVAVAHVSNVLGITNDIEKIAKAAHRVGAVIVVDGAQAVPHIKTDVQALDADFYAFSAHKLTGPTGCGVLYGKKSLLENMPPFLRGGEMIEYVTRDDATWAPLPAKFEAGTVNAGGAVGLEAAVTYIESVGYEYITKHDNALASRLLEGMKEIPHVHIIGNGDGNRHCGIVTFTIDGVHPHDIATVLDTEHIAIRAGHHCAQPLGAYLGVPATARASVYFYNTEDEADFFLSKVKSVRSWMGFKD
- the sufB gene encoding Fe-S cluster assembly protein SufB, producing MSDVIDRESAAKMNIDQSMYDFRYDENDFYRNDPGLTEEIVLKLSKDKNDPEWMRDFRLKSLKIYNEMSVPTWGPDISGLHMEHIATYVRPNTTMKNSWEEVPKDIKETFEKLGIPEAERTSLAGVGAQYDSELVYHNIREEVAKQGVVYSDFESALWGDYADIVKEHFMRLITPRAHKFAALHGAVWSGGSFVYVPKGVHLSFPLQSYFRLNAKGAGQFEHTLIIVEEGADLHFIEGCSAPKYNVANLHAGAVELYVAKNARLRYSTIESWSKNMYNLNTKRARVEEGGSIEWVSGSFGSHISYLYPESDLVGERARAEFTGVTFAGSGQNLDTGAKMVHSAPHTSSVITTKSISKGGGISTYRSSIYIDKKARGSKASVSCESLMLDENSRSDTVPAMEIHTDDVDVGHEAKIGRISGDAIFYLMSRGIPEDEARNMIVSGFANPVSKELPLEYAVEMNNLIRLEMKGTL
- a CDS encoding SufB/SufD family protein, producing MSHTLNINNMPTRTWSWLKINSTPFSTDAVFSGDGNPHTAELPEGVEYSERVSASQYANLETGCGTEIGTHFFKNAEASLFTVKKGRHIKTPLVIDFDLNGKSATSAFQIIKAEEGASVTVIFRYRSPKNAGGMQILRTICDAEKNAFIHLVKVQLLGDGFVQVDDIGTTCAEGGRVELTHVILGGKETYTGATGTLPAFGGSFKADTAYLCRAEQKLDMNYVVRQIGKKTDCQMNAKGTLCDRASKTYRGSIDFINGCTGSTGNEYEEVLLLSPDVVNKSIPLILCGEEDIAGEHGSTIGKLGEDMLFYMQSRGIAKHEAEKLMARAKVSSVASLIPDEGTVELINTYMDEAFSSDK